Proteins found in one Amycolatopsis aidingensis genomic segment:
- the bioD gene encoding dethiobiotin synthase codes for MSVLVVAGTGTGVGKTVVTAAIAALAAHRGERVAVLKPAQTGVAPDEPGDLAEVRRLAGELPTRELRRYPDPLSPEAAARRAGLPPVTPAEAAQAATELHAEHDLVLVEGAGGLLVRFDPDGGTLADVAWSLGALVLVVAEAGLGTLNATALTAEVATRRGLHVGGVVLGSWPPEPDLAARSNVTDLPVAAGAPLLGALPAGLGRATRAEFLEEARRGLSPWFGGRFDPERFAAGTAAPT; via the coding sequence GTGAGCGTGCTGGTGGTCGCCGGAACAGGAACCGGCGTCGGAAAAACGGTGGTTACCGCGGCCATCGCCGCGCTCGCCGCGCATCGCGGCGAGCGGGTGGCCGTACTGAAGCCGGCGCAGACCGGGGTGGCCCCGGACGAGCCGGGGGACCTCGCCGAGGTCCGCAGGCTCGCGGGTGAGCTGCCGACCCGCGAGCTGCGCCGGTACCCCGATCCGCTGTCCCCTGAGGCGGCGGCGCGGCGCGCCGGCCTGCCGCCGGTGACCCCGGCGGAGGCCGCTCAGGCCGCCACCGAGCTGCATGCCGAGCACGACCTGGTGCTGGTCGAGGGCGCGGGCGGGCTGCTGGTGCGGTTCGACCCGGACGGTGGAACCCTCGCCGACGTCGCCTGGTCGCTCGGCGCGCTGGTGCTGGTGGTGGCCGAGGCCGGGCTCGGCACGTTGAACGCCACGGCGCTGACCGCCGAGGTCGCCACCCGCCGCGGCCTGCACGTTGGCGGGGTGGTGCTCGGGTCCTGGCCACCGGAGCCGGACCTCGCGGCCAGGTCGAACGTCACCGATCTGCCGGTGGCGGCTGGTGCCCCGCTGCTCGGCGCGCTTCCCGCCGGGCTTGGCCGCGCCACCAGGGCGGAGTTCCTCGAGGAGGCCCGGCGCGGGCTGTCCCCGTGGTTCGGCGGGCGATTCGACCCGGAGCGCTTCGCGGCGGGTACGGCCGCGCCGACGTGA
- the nadC gene encoding carboxylating nicotinate-nucleotide diphosphorylase, with amino-acid sequence MNEELRQLEPAEVRRIVELALAEDLRYGPDATTEATVPAGAVATAELTPREPGVLAGIPLALAVFETVLGPRYQVLDQRTDGAKLVAGEPALVLRGEIRGLLTAERTALNLLCHLSGIATATAAWVSAVAGTGCAIRDSRKTLPGLRLAQKYAVRCGGGVNHRFGLGDAVLIKDNHVVAAGSVTAALRQARERAPGLACEVEVDDLDQLAEALAAGADEVLLDNFTPEDCARAVRHRDRVAPGTRLEASGGLRLENAAGYARTGVDYLAVGALTHSAPAVDLGMDLPCGQHTSDWRM; translated from the coding sequence ATGAACGAGGAGCTCCGGCAGCTCGAGCCCGCGGAGGTGCGCCGCATCGTGGAACTGGCGCTGGCCGAGGACCTGCGCTACGGCCCGGACGCGACCACCGAGGCCACGGTGCCGGCCGGTGCGGTGGCCACGGCCGAGCTGACCCCGCGCGAGCCCGGGGTGCTCGCCGGGATCCCGCTGGCGCTGGCGGTGTTCGAGACCGTGCTCGGACCCCGCTACCAGGTGCTGGACCAGCGCACGGACGGGGCGAAGCTGGTGGCAGGGGAACCCGCGCTGGTGCTGCGTGGTGAGATCCGTGGCCTGCTGACCGCCGAGCGCACCGCGCTGAACCTGCTGTGCCACCTCTCCGGGATCGCCACCGCCACCGCGGCCTGGGTGTCCGCCGTGGCGGGTACCGGCTGCGCGATCCGGGACTCCCGCAAGACCCTGCCAGGGCTGCGGCTGGCGCAGAAGTACGCGGTGCGCTGCGGGGGCGGGGTGAACCACCGGTTCGGGCTCGGTGACGCGGTGCTGATCAAGGACAACCACGTGGTCGCGGCCGGTTCGGTTACCGCCGCGCTGCGCCAGGCAAGGGAGCGGGCGCCGGGCCTGGCCTGCGAGGTCGAGGTGGACGATCTCGACCAGCTTGCCGAGGCGCTGGCCGCGGGTGCGGACGAGGTGCTGCTGGACAACTTCACGCCGGAGGACTGTGCCCGCGCGGTGCGTCACCGGGATCGGGTGGCGCCCGGCACCCGGCTGGAAGCCTCCGGCGGCCTCCGCCTGGAGAACGCGGCGGGCTACGCGCGGACGGGGGTCGACTACCTTGCCGTCGGCGCCCTCACGCACTCGGCACCCGCGGTGGATCTCGGGATGGATCTACCTTGCGGACAGCACACGTCCGATTGGCGTATGTAG
- the bioB gene encoding biotin synthase BioB yields the protein MTAAPEQASPDAPGADILAVAREQVLGRGEALSEQQLLRVLRIEEGRLPELLELAHEVRMRWCGPEVEVEGIISLKTGGCPEDCHFCSQSGLFPTPVRAAWLDIPGLVTAARQTKATGATEFCIVAAVRGPDKRLMSQVRDGIRAIREDGNDIQIACSLGMLTQEQVDELVEMGVHRYNHNLETARSHFPQVVTTHTWEERWETLRMVAEAGMEVCCGGIIGMGETLEQRAEFAAQLASLEPHEVPMNFLIPNPGTPYEDYPVVEGKEALRTIAAFRLALPRTILRFAGGRELTLGDLGAEQGMLGGINAIIVGNYLTNLGRPAQRDLDMLGDLQMPIKALNETL from the coding sequence GTGACCGCAGCACCGGAACAGGCGAGCCCGGACGCTCCCGGGGCCGACATCCTCGCGGTGGCCCGCGAGCAGGTGCTCGGCCGTGGAGAGGCCCTTTCCGAGCAGCAGCTCCTGCGGGTGCTGCGGATCGAGGAGGGGCGACTGCCCGAGCTGCTGGAACTGGCGCACGAGGTGCGGATGCGCTGGTGCGGGCCGGAGGTCGAGGTCGAGGGCATCATCAGCCTGAAGACCGGGGGCTGCCCCGAGGACTGCCATTTCTGCTCGCAGTCCGGCCTGTTCCCGACCCCGGTGCGGGCCGCCTGGCTGGACATCCCCGGCCTGGTCACCGCGGCACGGCAGACCAAGGCCACCGGCGCCACCGAGTTCTGCATCGTGGCTGCCGTGCGCGGGCCGGACAAGCGGCTGATGTCCCAGGTGCGGGACGGCATCCGGGCCATCCGCGAGGACGGCAACGACATCCAGATCGCCTGCTCGCTCGGCATGCTCACCCAGGAGCAGGTGGACGAGCTGGTCGAGATGGGGGTGCACCGCTACAACCACAACCTGGAGACCGCCCGTTCGCACTTCCCCCAGGTGGTGACCACGCATACCTGGGAGGAACGCTGGGAGACCCTGCGGATGGTCGCCGAGGCCGGGATGGAGGTGTGCTGCGGCGGCATCATCGGTATGGGCGAGACGCTGGAGCAGCGCGCGGAGTTCGCCGCCCAGCTCGCGTCGCTGGAGCCGCACGAGGTGCCGATGAACTTCCTGATCCCCAACCCGGGCACGCCCTACGAGGACTACCCGGTGGTGGAGGGCAAGGAGGCGCTGCGCACCATCGCCGCGTTCCGGCTGGCGCTGCCGAGGACGATCCTGCGGTTCGCGGGCGGCCGGGAGCTGACGCTCGGTGACCTCGGCGCCGAGCAGGGCATGCTCGGCGGCATCAACGCGATCATCGTCGGCAACTACCTCACCAACCTCGGCAGGCCGGCACAGCGGGACCTGGACATGCTCGGTGACCTGCAGATGCCGATCAAGGCCCTGAACGAGACCTTGTGA
- a CDS encoding NUDIX hydrolase, producing MAHEVLAAVLQVRSATLRVLLWRRALDPHIGRWSLPGGRLRPDEDVETSIRRQLAEKVDVKQLTHVEQLAVFSAPDRVPGPRVVATAFLGLVPAGVDPEVPEDTEWHPVDTLPRTAFDHEAIVLRARERLRAKLSYTNLGFALAPAEFTISSLRELYSAALGYRVSATNLQRVLSRRGLLSPTGGTAPSGKAGGRPAALFTFTGEGMQVTDPFAVFRPPEKQTGRGRRSARRPTSS from the coding sequence CTGGCACACGAGGTTCTGGCCGCGGTGCTTCAGGTGCGTTCCGCCACACTGCGGGTGCTGCTGTGGCGGCGCGCCCTCGATCCGCATATCGGCCGCTGGTCGCTGCCGGGTGGCAGGCTGCGCCCTGACGAGGACGTGGAGACCTCCATCCGGCGGCAGCTGGCCGAGAAGGTGGACGTCAAGCAGCTCACCCATGTGGAGCAGCTGGCCGTGTTCAGCGCGCCGGACCGGGTGCCGGGACCCAGGGTGGTGGCCACCGCATTCCTGGGGTTGGTTCCCGCAGGGGTCGATCCGGAGGTACCGGAGGACACGGAGTGGCACCCGGTGGACACCCTGCCGCGCACGGCCTTCGACCACGAGGCGATCGTGCTGCGCGCGCGGGAACGGCTGCGCGCGAAGCTGAGCTACACCAACCTCGGTTTCGCGCTGGCACCGGCGGAGTTCACCATCTCCTCGCTGCGCGAGCTGTACTCGGCCGCGCTCGGCTACCGGGTGTCGGCCACCAACCTGCAGCGGGTGCTCTCCCGCCGCGGGCTGCTGTCCCCGACCGGCGGCACGGCGCCTTCCGGCAAGGCGGGAGGCAGGCCGGCGGCACTGTTCACCTTCACCGGCGAGGGGATGCAGGTGACCGATCCGTTTGCGGTGTTCCGGCCGCCGGAGAAGCAGACCGGACGCGGTCGTCGGTCAGCACGCCGCCCTACCTCGTCGTAA
- the nadA gene encoding quinolinate synthase NadA codes for MTLESDELTPMGGVEPDAAWADEVRRLAEERNAVLLAHNYQLPEIQEIADHTGDSLALSRIAAASDASTIVFCGVHFMAETAKILSPDKTVLIPDARAGCSLADSITGAQLREWKAEHPGAVVVSYVNTTAEVKAETDICCTSSNAVDVVASIPAEKEVLFCPDQFLGAHVKRETGRENLHIWAGECHVHAGINGPELAERAAADPDADLFIHPECGCATSALYLAGEGAVPQDKVRILSTGDMVRAARDTEARSVLVATEIGMLHQLRKAAPEIDFRAVNDRASCRYMKMITPAALLRSLRAGADEVHVDEVTAERARASVRRMIEIGTPGGGE; via the coding sequence ATGACTCTGGAGTCCGACGAGCTCACCCCGATGGGCGGGGTCGAACCGGACGCGGCGTGGGCGGACGAGGTGCGCAGGCTCGCCGAGGAACGCAACGCGGTGCTGCTCGCGCACAACTACCAGCTGCCGGAGATCCAGGAGATCGCCGACCACACCGGAGACTCGCTCGCGCTCAGCCGGATCGCCGCGGCCAGCGACGCCTCCACGATCGTGTTCTGCGGGGTGCACTTCATGGCGGAGACCGCCAAGATCCTCTCCCCGGACAAGACCGTGCTCATCCCGGACGCGCGGGCCGGTTGCTCGCTCGCCGACTCGATCACCGGCGCCCAGCTGCGCGAGTGGAAGGCCGAGCACCCCGGTGCGGTGGTGGTCTCCTATGTGAACACCACGGCCGAGGTGAAGGCGGAGACCGACATCTGCTGCACCTCATCCAACGCGGTGGACGTGGTGGCGTCCATCCCGGCCGAGAAGGAGGTGCTGTTCTGCCCGGACCAGTTCCTCGGTGCGCACGTCAAGCGCGAGACCGGCAGGGAGAACCTGCACATCTGGGCCGGTGAGTGCCATGTGCACGCCGGGATCAACGGGCCCGAGCTCGCCGAGCGCGCCGCGGCCGATCCGGACGCCGACCTGTTCATCCACCCGGAGTGCGGCTGCGCCACCTCGGCGCTCTACCTCGCAGGGGAGGGCGCGGTCCCGCAGGACAAGGTCCGGATCCTGTCCACTGGCGACATGGTGCGCGCCGCGCGGGACACCGAGGCCCGCTCGGTACTGGTTGCCACCGAGATCGGCATGCTGCACCAGCTGCGCAAGGCCGCGCCGGAGATCGACTTCCGGGCGGTGAACGACCGTGCGTCCTGCCGCTACATGAAGATGATCACTCCGGCCGCGCTGTTGCGCTCGCTGCGCGCGGGCGCCGACGAGGTGCATGTGGACGAGGTCACCGCGGAGCGCGCACGGGCCTCGGTACGCCGGATGATCGAGATCGGCACTCCCGGTGGCGGCGAGTGA
- a CDS encoding M48 family metallopeptidase, producing MPEDDSESHIEQTTTRVRFPGISPRAYEHPVDRGALATLRMVPGFAEVLKTLSGFFNERGERLMALGSAIRVGPSQYPELDRLRHDCAETLDIERVPNLFVTRDPRSTMTTLGMDEPFILATTGMVEALDVEGLRFAIGQQMGHVLSGHAVYTTMLHRLLSLQLSMSWTPISALGLRAVIAALHEWYRKAELSCDRAGLLCGQDPAAALRTHILLAGGIDPAQVDIPSFLQQASEYESVEDIRDSLLKLRNVELTSHPLAVVRASQLQKWAASEEYRAILAGDYPRRDTDPPGATWSEDVKSAAKSYRDSFVASTDPLAKVFAGVGEAVSDAAGKVWNKFGSRSED from the coding sequence GTGCCGGAAGACGACAGCGAAAGCCACATAGAGCAGACCACGACGAGGGTACGGTTCCCCGGGATCAGCCCGCGGGCCTACGAACATCCGGTCGACCGGGGTGCGCTGGCCACCTTGCGCATGGTTCCCGGTTTTGCCGAGGTGCTGAAGACGCTGTCCGGGTTCTTCAACGAACGCGGCGAGCGACTGATGGCACTGGGTTCCGCCATCCGGGTGGGGCCGAGCCAATATCCCGAACTGGACCGGCTGCGGCACGACTGTGCCGAGACGCTGGACATCGAGCGGGTGCCGAACCTGTTCGTGACGCGGGACCCGCGCAGCACGATGACCACACTCGGGATGGACGAGCCGTTCATCCTGGCGACCACCGGGATGGTCGAGGCACTGGACGTCGAGGGGCTGCGCTTCGCTATCGGCCAGCAGATGGGGCACGTGCTGTCCGGGCACGCGGTCTACACCACCATGCTGCACCGGTTGCTCAGCCTGCAGCTCAGCATGTCCTGGACCCCGATCAGTGCGCTCGGGCTGCGCGCGGTCATCGCCGCCTTGCACGAGTGGTACCGCAAGGCCGAGCTGTCCTGTGACCGGGCCGGGCTGCTGTGCGGCCAGGACCCCGCGGCCGCGCTGCGCACGCATATCCTGCTGGCAGGCGGGATCGACCCCGCGCAGGTGGACATCCCTTCCTTCCTGCAGCAGGCCAGCGAGTACGAGTCGGTGGAGGACATCAGGGACAGCCTGCTGAAGCTGCGTAACGTCGAGCTGACCTCGCACCCGCTGGCCGTCGTCCGGGCCTCGCAGTTGCAGAAGTGGGCCGCATCCGAGGAGTACCGGGCGATCCTGGCCGGGGACTACCCCCGGCGGGACACCGACCCACCGGGAGCCACCTGGTCCGAGGACGTGAAGTCGGCGGCGAAGTCCTACCGGGACTCCTTTGTCGCCTCCACCGACCCGCTGGCCAAGGTGTTCGCCGGAGTGGGCGAGGCCGTCTCCGATGCCGCGGGCAAGGTGTGGAACAAGTTCGGTTCCCGTAGCGAGGACTGA
- a CDS encoding L-aspartate oxidase, whose translation MSVNISESKTPRWEARADLIVLGSGVAGLTAALRARELGLRVLVVTKAEIGDGSTRLAQGGVAVVLDGEHEEGDSVARHAADTLAAGGGLSEPAAVRAILEQGPAAVARLRARGARFDPSAEGSGLARTREGGHTAFRVIHAGGDATGAEVERALVATAAGTRVPVLEGHIAVDALRTPLGEVAGVTVLDPAGVPGVLRAPALLLATGGLGQLYQATSNPEVATGDGLALALRAGALAADVEFVQFHPTVLYTPGARGRCPLVTEAVRGEGAVLVDGAGRPVMHGVHPLGDLAPRDVVSAAVTRRMAQAPGGVDDHVFLDATGIPRFADRFPTVHAACLAAGVDPVTEPIPVTPAAHFACGGVVTGTDGRTDVCGLYAAGEVARTGLHGANRLASNSLLEGLVLGERAAAAVAADLAAGLLPDPRHGRPPASEVAPVAQRDRLQRVMSRYAAIGRDADGLAVVGSVLDLSAQDSPMWTPEVVEDAALTLIAGALVAAAARRTESRGCHVRTDFAERDDGSWRRSQLIRLSPSGQPVLADPIPAKRVACA comes from the coding sequence ATGTCGGTTAACATCTCAGAGTCGAAAACTCCCCGCTGGGAGGCGCGGGCCGACCTGATCGTCCTCGGCAGCGGGGTCGCCGGGCTGACCGCCGCGCTGCGTGCCCGCGAACTCGGTCTGCGCGTGCTGGTGGTGACCAAGGCCGAAATCGGGGACGGCAGCACCCGGCTTGCCCAGGGCGGGGTGGCCGTCGTGCTGGACGGGGAGCACGAGGAGGGCGACTCGGTCGCCCGGCATGCCGCCGACACGCTGGCCGCCGGCGGCGGGCTGAGCGAACCGGCCGCCGTGCGCGCCATCCTGGAGCAGGGACCCGCCGCGGTCGCCCGGCTGCGGGCCAGGGGAGCCCGGTTCGACCCCTCGGCCGAGGGTTCCGGCCTGGCCAGGACCAGGGAGGGCGGGCACACCGCCTTCCGGGTGATCCACGCGGGCGGGGACGCCACCGGAGCCGAGGTGGAACGCGCCCTGGTCGCCACGGCCGCTGGCACGCGGGTGCCGGTGCTGGAGGGGCATATCGCGGTGGACGCCCTGCGCACCCCGCTCGGCGAGGTCGCCGGGGTCACCGTGCTGGACCCGGCCGGGGTGCCCGGTGTGCTGCGTGCCCCGGCGCTGCTGCTCGCCACCGGCGGTCTCGGCCAGCTCTACCAGGCCACCTCCAACCCCGAGGTGGCCACCGGTGACGGCCTTGCGCTGGCGCTGCGGGCCGGGGCGCTCGCCGCCGATGTCGAGTTCGTGCAGTTCCACCCGACCGTGCTCTACACCCCCGGCGCGCGGGGCCGCTGCCCCCTGGTCACCGAGGCGGTGCGCGGGGAGGGCGCGGTGCTGGTGGACGGGGCGGGCCGCCCGGTGATGCACGGGGTGCACCCGCTCGGCGACCTGGCCCCGCGGGATGTGGTGTCCGCGGCCGTCACCAGGCGGATGGCACAGGCGCCGGGCGGTGTCGACGACCACGTGTTCCTCGACGCCACCGGGATCCCCCGGTTCGCGGACCGGTTCCCCACCGTGCATGCGGCCTGCCTCGCCGCCGGGGTGGACCCGGTGACCGAGCCCATCCCGGTGACCCCCGCCGCGCATTTCGCCTGCGGCGGCGTGGTCACCGGAACCGACGGCCGCACCGATGTGTGCGGGCTCTACGCGGCCGGTGAGGTGGCGAGGACCGGGCTGCACGGCGCCAACCGGCTGGCCTCCAACAGCCTGCTCGAGGGCCTGGTGCTGGGTGAGCGCGCCGCGGCGGCGGTGGCGGCGGACCTGGCAGCCGGGCTGTTGCCGGACCCCCGGCACGGGCGGCCACCGGCGAGCGAGGTGGCCCCGGTGGCGCAGCGGGACCGGCTGCAGCGGGTGATGAGCCGGTACGCGGCCATCGGCAGGGACGCCGACGGGCTGGCCGTGGTCGGGTCGGTGCTCGACCTCTCCGCCCAGGACAGTCCGATGTGGACACCGGAGGTGGTCGAGGACGCCGCGCTCACGCTGATCGCCGGGGCACTGGTGGCCGCGGCGGCCCGGCGCACCGAGTCCCGCGGTTGCCACGTGCGCACCGACTTCGCCGAGCGGGACGACGGCTCCTGGCGGCGCAGCCAGCTGATCCGGCTGAGCCCCTCCGGGCAGCCGGTGCTCGCCGACCCGATCCCGGCGAAGCGGGTGGCCTGCGCATGA
- a CDS encoding DUF2567 domain-containing protein: MVLSMVGLLGIPLGWIWSRLAPPQRERVVSSDRRIPLQLESWHRFDDLVLYALLGLAAGIVTGVVVWLLRERRGPVMLLAAVAGSVLAGWLGTRMGPSFAQGLYTVTEAPQIGDVVEQAPVLESVWVLLAQPMAVALVYGLLAAWNGQDDLGRRLG, encoded by the coding sequence ATGGTGTTGTCCATGGTCGGGTTGCTCGGCATTCCGCTGGGCTGGATCTGGTCCCGGCTGGCGCCACCGCAACGCGAGCGGGTGGTCTCCAGCGACCGGCGGATCCCGCTGCAGCTGGAGAGCTGGCACCGGTTCGACGACCTGGTGCTGTACGCGCTGCTCGGCCTCGCCGCGGGCATCGTGACCGGGGTGGTGGTCTGGCTGCTGCGCGAGCGCCGTGGCCCGGTGATGCTGCTCGCCGCGGTGGCCGGCTCGGTGCTGGCGGGCTGGCTCGGCACCCGGATGGGCCCTTCCTTCGCCCAGGGCCTGTACACGGTCACCGAGGCACCACAGATCGGGGACGTGGTGGAGCAGGCGCCGGTGCTGGAGTCGGTATGGGTACTGCTCGCGCAGCCGATGGCGGTCGCGCTGGTCTACGGCCTGCTCGCCGCCTGGAATGGGCAGGACGACCTCGGACGCAGGCTGGGTTAG
- the bsaP gene encoding biotin synthase auxiliary protein BsaP has protein sequence MFCTWCGVPEDEADHGSCRQRLALVDPPRFCRECARRMIVQVTPGGWTARCSRHGESSSSDSLEATS, from the coding sequence ATGTTCTGTACCTGGTGCGGAGTCCCCGAGGATGAGGCGGACCACGGGTCCTGCCGGCAGCGGCTGGCGCTGGTGGACCCGCCCCGGTTCTGCCGCGAGTGCGCCCGCCGGATGATCGTGCAGGTGACCCCGGGCGGTTGGACGGCGCGATGCAGCCGACACGGTGAGTCATCCTCTTCGGATTCCCTGGAGGCGACCAGCTAG
- a CDS encoding LON peptidase substrate-binding domain-containing protein yields the protein MADTAPEGDQRQTLPLFPLQTVLLPSAHLPLHIFEPRYRQLTADLITGTVPDKRLGIVAIRMPATHEVETTGQVFGVGCAAELREAKRLPDGRFDIVTTGRRRFRLLDIRTDAAPYLVGSIEWLDDDPVPRGADAAITQLSAAARAAHRRYCEAAWDRADWSAPPEDVDLADLAYLLAGDCLLPLTDRQKLLEEAQPLRRLQLVCRLLTREAGFLSALRAIPAPPAELTGLSTPTNLN from the coding sequence GTGGCCGATACAGCACCGGAAGGGGACCAGCGGCAGACCCTGCCGTTGTTCCCGCTGCAGACGGTGCTGTTACCCAGCGCGCACCTGCCGCTGCACATCTTCGAGCCGCGCTACCGCCAGCTCACCGCGGACCTGATCACCGGCACGGTGCCGGACAAGCGGCTCGGGATCGTCGCGATCCGGATGCCAGCTACGCACGAGGTGGAGACGACCGGGCAGGTGTTCGGGGTCGGCTGCGCGGCGGAACTGCGCGAGGCCAAGCGGCTGCCCGACGGCCGGTTCGACATCGTGACCACCGGGCGGCGCCGGTTCCGGCTGCTGGACATCCGCACCGACGCCGCGCCCTACCTGGTCGGTTCGATCGAGTGGCTGGACGACGATCCGGTGCCGCGCGGGGCGGACGCGGCGATCACGCAGCTGAGCGCGGCGGCCAGGGCGGCGCACCGGCGATACTGCGAGGCCGCATGGGACCGTGCGGACTGGAGCGCGCCGCCGGAGGACGTCGACCTCGCCGACCTGGCCTACCTGCTCGCCGGGGACTGCCTGCTGCCGCTGACCGACCGGCAGAAGCTCCTCGAAGAGGCCCAGCCGTTGCGCAGGCTGCAACTGGTCTGCCGCCTGCTGACCAGGGAGGCCGGCTTCCTCTCCGCCCTGCGCGCCATACCCGCCCCGCCCGCCGAGCTCACCGGCCTCAGCACCCCCACCAACCTCAACTGA
- a CDS encoding LuxR C-terminal-related transcriptional regulator gives MTETTTAVPARIRVGVIEDHPLYRQAVARVLEEAADIELGVVAESVGEFAMRRQPPGGVVVLDLKLRGVADSAAVMEVAGMGHRVLVVSAHAGKEEVLAAVTAGARGYLSKDSDGEEILGAVRQIASGNSYVSPMLASFVLSSARERGGGQQLVLSERERQVLSLLAAGERDQDIAEAMAISVRTVRSYLDRIRDKTGRRRRPELTRLAIEEGIAAQPPVH, from the coding sequence GTGACGGAGACGACAACCGCTGTTCCGGCCCGTATCCGGGTCGGTGTGATCGAAGATCATCCGCTGTACCGGCAGGCCGTGGCGCGCGTGCTCGAGGAGGCGGCCGACATCGAGCTGGGGGTCGTAGCCGAGTCGGTCGGCGAGTTCGCCATGCGCAGACAACCGCCGGGGGGCGTGGTGGTGCTGGACCTCAAGCTGCGCGGGGTCGCCGACAGCGCCGCCGTGATGGAGGTGGCGGGCATGGGACACCGGGTGCTCGTGGTCTCCGCGCACGCAGGCAAGGAGGAGGTGCTGGCCGCGGTCACCGCCGGTGCCCGCGGATACCTATCCAAGGACTCCGACGGCGAGGAGATCCTCGGCGCCGTCCGGCAGATCGCCTCCGGTAACTCCTATGTCTCGCCCATGCTGGCCTCGTTCGTGCTCAGCTCGGCCCGGGAGCGCGGGGGCGGTCAGCAGCTGGTGCTGTCCGAACGGGAGCGGCAGGTGCTTTCCCTGCTCGCCGCGGGGGAGCGGGACCAGGACATCGCGGAGGCCATGGCGATCAGCGTGCGCACCGTCCGCTCCTACCTGGACCGGATCAGGGACAAGACCGGCAGGCGGCGCAGGCCGGAGCTGACCAGGCTGGCGATCGAGGAGGGGATCGCGGCCCAGCCGCCGGTGCACTAG